The proteins below are encoded in one region of Haladaptatus sp. R4:
- the trpD gene encoding anthranilate phosphoribosyltransferase: MQDYIELVTDGQDLTLTQAREAATAVFDGATEAQIGALLTGLRAKGETEAEIAGFAQGMRGAARTISPDRTPLVDTCGTGGDDYNTINVSTTSAIVASGAGVPVAKHGNYSVSSSSGSADVLDEVGVVIDSEPAAVEQAIEEQGIGFMLAPVFHPAMKAVIGPRKELGMRTVFNVLGPLTNPAGADAQVVGVYDPDLVPVLARALSHMDVDHALVVHGSGMDEIAIHDETTVAEVENGSIEEYTLSPTDLGVERHDVSAVAGGTPTENARDLRGIVEGTVGGAKRDIILANAGAAIYVSGRADSLEDGVEQARQAIDSGSAGEKLAAMTGALSA; this comes from the coding sequence ATGCAGGATTACATCGAACTCGTTACGGACGGTCAGGATTTGACACTCACCCAAGCACGGGAGGCGGCCACGGCCGTCTTCGACGGGGCCACGGAGGCCCAAATCGGTGCGCTGCTCACCGGATTGCGTGCCAAGGGCGAAACCGAGGCCGAAATCGCTGGCTTCGCGCAGGGAATGCGCGGGGCGGCCCGGACGATTTCCCCCGACCGGACGCCGCTCGTGGACACCTGCGGAACGGGGGGCGACGACTACAACACCATCAACGTCTCGACGACGTCCGCCATCGTCGCCAGCGGTGCGGGGGTTCCGGTGGCGAAGCACGGCAACTACTCCGTCTCCTCCTCCTCCGGCAGCGCCGACGTGCTCGACGAAGTCGGCGTCGTCATCGACTCCGAACCGGCCGCCGTCGAGCAGGCCATCGAGGAACAGGGAATCGGGTTCATGCTCGCGCCGGTGTTCCACCCGGCGATGAAGGCCGTCATCGGGCCACGGAAGGAACTCGGCATGCGAACCGTGTTCAACGTCCTCGGGCCGCTGACGAACCCCGCCGGAGCGGACGCACAAGTCGTCGGCGTCTACGACCCCGACCTCGTTCCCGTCCTCGCCCGTGCGCTCTCGCACATGGACGTGGATCATGCGCTCGTCGTTCACGGTTCCGGCATGGACGAAATCGCGATCCACGACGAGACGACGGTCGCCGAAGTCGAGAACGGGAGCATCGAGGAGTACACGCTTTCGCCCACCGACCTCGGCGTGGAACGGCACGACGTGTCCGCCGTCGCCGGTGGCACGCCGACCGAGAACGCCCGCGACCTCCGCGGCATCGTTGAGGGGACCGTGGGCGGCGCGAAGCGCGATATCATACTGGCGAACGCCGGAGCGGCGATCTACGTCTCCGGACGGGCCGACTCGCTCGAAGACGGCGTGGAACAGGCACGGCAGGCCATCGATTCGGGAAGCGCGGGCGAGAAACTGGCGGCAATGACGGGGGCGTTGTCGGCATGA
- a CDS encoding phosphoribosylanthranilate isomerase: protein MTRVKICGLTNEDDLAAAIDAGADAIGLLVDVPVDSPREISSDRAAELAREIPPFVSTVLVTMPERIERTVELARLVEPDIVQVHDTSVGDLAYLSSNIDANVIPVIAPDTDRPERYDTVADGLLLDAGAVGGTGETHDWDRARELSDSLSSPVLLAGGLTPENVADAVETVEPFAVDVASGVESSGGEKDHDAVESFVRNAKRGRQAIAHQ, encoded by the coding sequence ATGACTCGCGTAAAGATCTGCGGCCTGACGAACGAGGACGACCTCGCGGCGGCCATCGACGCCGGAGCGGACGCGATCGGCTTGCTGGTGGACGTCCCGGTCGATTCGCCGCGCGAAATCAGTTCGGACCGGGCCGCCGAACTGGCCCGCGAAATCCCGCCGTTCGTCTCGACGGTGTTGGTGACGATGCCCGAGCGAATCGAGCGAACCGTCGAACTCGCTCGACTCGTGGAACCCGACATCGTACAGGTCCACGACACCAGCGTCGGCGACCTCGCGTATCTCTCGTCGAACATCGATGCGAACGTGATTCCCGTCATCGCCCCCGACACCGACCGGCCCGAGCGATACGACACCGTCGCGGACGGCCTCCTGCTCGACGCCGGGGCGGTCGGCGGCACCGGCGAGACGCACGACTGGGACCGGGCACGGGAGTTATCGGACTCGCTCTCCTCGCCGGTCCTGCTCGCGGGGGGACTGACACCCGAGAACGTCGCGGACGCGGTGGAGACGGTCGAACCGTTCGCCGTGGACGTCGCGAGCGGCGTCGAATCGAGTGGCGGGGAAAAGGACCACGACGCCGTCGAATCGTTCGTCAGAAACGCGAAGCGTGGTCGACAGGCAATCGCTCATCAATGA